In the genome of Bacteroides mediterraneensis, the window TGGGCGCGAGAACCATAGACGAGGGAGCGATGGACGAGAAGTCGGGCATGAATTTTTCGGAATACATGGCGATACTCTCGGGAAACACCGACCTGCTGGACAAGGCGAAGCTGGAGAAGAAGATTGCCTCGCTGGAGGGTGAACGCAAGTCCTTCAGCAAGGGCAAGCGCGAGTCGGAGCTCAAGCTGGAGACCAAGACCAAGGAACTGAACGGGAACACGGCGGCCATTGAAGCCATGACAGAGGACTGGAATAGGTTCCTTGCTGCTGCCCGGACAGACAAGGATGGCAACCGGCTGAATGCGGTCAGGGTGGACGGCGTGGACTCCACCGACGAGAAGGTTATCGGGAAGCGTTTGCAGGAGATAGCCAAGAACGCCACTACGGGCGGACTGTACAAATCGATTGGGGATCTGTACGGTTTCCCCGTCAAGGTAGTCAGCGAAAGGATGCTCAAAGAGGGACTGGAGTTCACCGACAACCGTTTCGTGGTCGAAGGGAACTACAAGTACACCTACAACAACGGGCATCTGGCGATGGCTGACCCGCTGGCTGCCGCCCGCAATTTCCTCAACGCATTGGAGCGCATCCCCTCCATCATCGACCAGTACAAGGCGAAGAACGAGGTGTTGGAGCGTGAGATACCGCAGTTGCAGGAGATAGCGGGCAAGATGTGGAAGAAGGAGGACGAGCTGAAACAGCTGAAGTCCGAGCTTGCCGCCCTTGACCGCAAGATACAGCTGGAACTGGCTCCTCTCACGTCCGAAAACGGACAAAAGCAAGAGGATAATGGCGAAAAAGAAAACATAGGTGTTAAAAATGATAGAGAACACCTACCAGAAGACTTTATTCGGAATCATATCCATATCGTAAAACCGGTAATACTGAACGAATCTAAAACCCACAGCAAAGGAATAAAGATTTAATGTTAAAGGCAGGTGTGTGATTTATCATCCCTGCCTTTTATTTTAATACATAAATTTGAGCCTTACAACAAATAATTTATGAATAAAAGATGCTACCTTTGCAATTAAATTAAAATACAGACAATATGGAACAATTAGATGTATTTGATTGCTCGAACATACTCATAGCAAGTTATTTCACTGACGATCGTGGTTGTGCCCACGAGAACAGGGAGCACACGCTGATTTATCTGATTTCCGGTGAACTGGAAATAGAAGAGCGGGGAAAGAAAACCGTTCTTCATCCGGGAGAGTGTGCTTTCATGCGACGCGACAACCGTATGTGGTTGCAGAAAAAAGTAGAAGAGGGAAATCCTTACCGCTCTGTTGTGTTGAAATTCTCACGACCTTTCTTAAAGGAATTTTACCAGACACTTAATCGGCAGCAGATTCCCTCTGATTCCAAGCGCGAGAAGGTGAGTTTGCGTGTGTTATCGAGTAACAGACCTGACCTCCGTTCCCTGTTTGAGTCGGTTATCCCCTATTTCGATGCAGGAGAAAAGCCATCGGAAGATGTACTGAAACTGAAAATGATTGAAGGAGTGTATGTATTGCTCAATACCGACATCAACCTGTATGCTTCGCTGTTCGACTTCGTGGAACCGTGGAAGATTGACATTTTGGACTATCTGAACGAAAACTATATGTGCGACCTTTCTATGAACGAGATTGCAAGTTACACGGGGCGTAGTCTGGCTACTTTCAAAAGAGATTTCGCAAAGGTAAGCGATTTGACACCTCAAAAATGGATTATCAAACGTCGTCTTGAAGCAGCCCATGATTTGATAAAATCAGGAAAGAAAGTGACGGAAGCCTGTTTCGACGTGGGTTTCAAGAATCTGTCGCATTTCTCTAAAATATACAAAGAGGCATATGGGGTTGCCCCATCCATGTAGTATTGAACTTCAAAACAAAACAAATTGAGCCTTGCAGCAAAATCGTTGTAAGGCTCAATTTGTACCTTTGCATTCGATGATTGAAAATGTCTTATCAATGTCAAATTAAAAAAGCGTAATATGAAAACAAAAGTAATTTCATTGATTCTATTATCAGTTTTAATGTTCCCAATTATGGCAAAATCACAAGTTAAAATCAAGCAGACCACCGGACGCGATACTCTCGGAGAGTTCGCACCGGAGTTTGCACGCCTAAACGACGATGTTCTTTTCGGGGAGGTATGGAGCCGCAACGACCTGTTCTCGCTCCGCGACCGTTCCATTGTTACCGTTGTCGCCCTCATGTCGCAGGGATTGACAGATTCTTCGTTCAAGTATCACCTTGAATCGGCGAAGAAAAACGGCGTGACCAAAACCGAAATTGCCGAAATCCTGACCCATGCCGCATTTTATGCCGGTTGGCCCAAGGCATGGGCAGCATTCCGCATGGCAAAGGAAGTTTGGATGGACACAACAGACAGTACCGCTGCCACCTCGCTCGAAGCGTATGCACAAACCATTATTTTCCCGGTGGGCAAAACCAACGATGCGTATGCCAAGTATTTCATAGGGCAAAGTTATGTGGCTCCTGTCGTGACTGATGGTGTACCCGTGGTGAATGTTACCTTTGAGCCGGGTTGCCGCAACAACTGGCACATTCACAAGGCGACCAAAGGCGGCGGTCAGACGCTCGTATGCGTTGGTGGCCGCGGCTACTATCAGGAATGGGGCAAAGAACCCATTGAACTTCGTCCCGGAGATTCGGTATATATTCCCGCAGGGGTGAAACACTGGCATGGAGCCGCACCCGACAGTTGGTTTTCACATCTTGCCATTGAGATTCCCGGTGAAAAGGCATCCAACGAATGGCTTGGACCGGTAAATGACAACGAATATTCAAAATTGAAATAATATGAAGTTATTAGCATTAATTATCATGGGATTATTCACTTTGGGCAACTCATTGAGTGCGCAGACGGCAGAAGGAAACAAGAAAATCCTTGTGGCATATTTCTCCTGTACCGGAACTACTGAAAAAGTGGCGGAAGCCATTGCTAATGAATCCGGCGGTAAACTCTATAAGATTACTCCGGCTGAAGCCTATACCTCGGCAGACCTCGACTGGCAGAACAAAAAGAGCCGCAGTTCGGTGGAAATGGCAGACGAAAAGTCGCGTCCGGCTTTGGGTGGAGAGATCATCGACCTGAAAGATTACGATATGGTATTCCTCGGCTACCCTATCTGGTGGAACTTGTGTCCCCGTCCGGTCAATACATTCCTTGAAAAGTATGATTTTTCGGGCAAGACGGTCATTCCATTTGCCACTTCCGGTGGCAGTTCGATAACAAACAGTGTAAAGCAGTTCAAAAAGCTCTATCCTAAAACTGTATGGAAAGACGGCAAACTATTGAACGGAGGTGCAAAACAGGCTGGAGTATGGGCAAAACAAGTAATCGAATAACCGCATGGAAGAGATTAGAATTGACTGTCTGAACCAGACAGAACAGGAACTTGCCGCAGCAAAAGAACTGCGGCAAGATATTTTCCGGCTTAACCATACAATGCCGGATACAGATGAGTATCAAGATTTGTTGCACAAGGTTTTTCCTCATCTTGGAGAAAACTGCCGTGTTGAGATACCGTTTTTCGGTGTCCGAACCGCCAACGTGAAATTCGGGCGTAATGTCATTGTCATGCCCGGCTGCCTGATGATGTCAGCCGGAGGAATCACGATAGACGATGAAGTGATGATTGCCGCCAACGTGCAACTCATATCCAACAATCACGATTTGGAACAACGCAATGTTATTACCTGCAAACCGGTTCACATTTGCCGTCAGGTATGGATTGGAGCCGGTGCGACTATTCTTCCGGGTGTCACTATCGGGGAGAATGCTGTGGTCGGAGCTGGTAGCGTGGTGACGCACGATGTCGAGCCGAATACGATTGTGGCAGGAAATCCGGCAAAGTTGATTCGCAAAATATGATATTTTACAAATTGAACTTCATGACAAAATGATTTGAGCCTCGCAGCAAAGCCGTTGCGAGGCTCTCTTTTTACCTTTGCATAAGAATAAAAAAACAATGATATGAACAATATTTTTGAAAGAGACCTGAACGGAGAAATGGTGTCACCCAATGATCAAGGATATGACGAACTGATTACGGACATTTTTGACACCATGAAAACTGCGACCGAAATGAACACCGGTTACAAAACACCTGCTGAAGTGCATGAGTATATGAAGCGTATCCTCGGCAAACCGCTTGATGAAAGCACAACCGTGCTTCCTCCTTTTTACGTTGATTACGGCAAACCCGTAACCATAGGCAAAAGATGCTTCATACAGCAGTGCTGCACCTTTTTCGGGCGTGGAGGAGTCATAATCGGTGATGATGTTTTTATCGGTCCGAAATGCAATCTCATCACTATCAATCACGACGTGAATCCCGACAACCGCAGTGCTACTTACGGTCGTCCCATTGTAATTGAAGACAAAGTTTGGATTGGTATAAATTCGACCATCCTTCCCGGAGTGAAAATTGGCTACGGAAGCATTGTCGGAGCGCAGAGCGTGGTGACGCACGATGTGCCACCCATGACGATAGTAGCCGGAAATCCTGCAAGAACAATCAAAAAAATCGAGATAAATCATGAATAATAATAAAGAAATCAGTCGCCGTGGTTTTCTGAAAACCGCCGCAGCATTAGGAGCAGCGTTGACCATACAACCTGCCATCAACAAGGTACAGGCGGCAAATGCCGTTCTTGGTGGAACATCCGCATCTTCGACGAGAAACAAGGATATGCAGTACCGCACACTTGGTACAGGCTCAGCTGCATTCGAGGTTTCTGCTCTCGGATTCGGTGTAATGGGCATGACCTACAACCGCAGCCAGTATCCCGACAAGAAAACTCGCCAGCGTGTTATCGCGGAAGCGGTTGACCGGGGCGTAACCTTGTTTGACACCGCCATTATTTACGGTCCTCTGAACAACGAGGAATTTGCGGGAGAAGTCCTTGCTCCCTATAAAAACCATGTTAATGTTACCACTAAGTTCGGGCATGAAGTCGTTAACGGTAAGGGAACGGGGCGTCAGGACAGCCGTCCGGAAACCATTCGCCGTTATTGCGAGGAATCGCTCCGTCGTCTTCGCATTGACTCTATACCTATGTTCTACCAGCATCGTTTCGACCGCAATACGCCGATCGAAGAGGTAGCGCAGTGCATCGGCGATTTGATTAAGGAAGGTAAGGTGCAGCGATGGGGATTGTGCGAAGTCAGCCCGGAGACCATCCGTAATGCTCATGCTGTGCAACCGCTGACCGCCATACAGAGCGAATACCACCTGATGCACCGCTTGGTGGAGGAAAACGGAGTGTTGGATGTCTGCCGTGAACTGGGCATCGGCTTTGTGCCGTACAGCCCTATCAATCGAGGTTTCTTGGGTGGTTGCATCAACGAATACACCGTTTTTGATCCGAACAACGACAACCGTCAGACCCTGCCACGCTTCCAGCCTGAAGCCATGCGTGCGAACTACCGTATCGTGAATGTACTACAAGACTTCGGTCGCACACGGGGCATGACCTCTGCACAGGTGGCACTTGGATGGCTGTTGCAGAAAGCCCCGTGGATTGTACCCATTCCCGGAACAACAAAACTCTCTCATTTGGAAGAAAATCTCCGTACACTTGATTTTACACTCTCTGAAAGTGAATGGAAAGAGTTGGAACAGCGTGTGGCAGCCATTCCGATAGTCGGCGACCGTTATAATGCCGAACAGCAGAAACAAGTAGGACTTTAATATGACATTAAAATAGACAGATAAATGAAACCGTATATTATTACCCACATGATGACTACCATAGACGGTCGTATCGACTGCCCGGTAGTAGGACAACTCAGTACAGACGAGTATTATATTGCGCTTGAACGTTTGGG includes:
- a CDS encoding AraC family transcriptional regulator encodes the protein MEQLDVFDCSNILIASYFTDDRGCAHENREHTLIYLISGELEIEERGKKTVLHPGECAFMRRDNRMWLQKKVEEGNPYRSVVLKFSRPFLKEFYQTLNRQQIPSDSKREKVSLRVLSSNRPDLRSLFESVIPYFDAGEKPSEDVLKLKMIEGVYVLLNTDINLYASLFDFVEPWKIDILDYLNENYMCDLSMNEIASYTGRSLATFKRDFAKVSDLTPQKWIIKRRLEAAHDLIKSGKKVTEACFDVGFKNLSHFSKIYKEAYGVAPSM
- a CDS encoding carboxymuconolactone decarboxylase family protein, which codes for MKTKVISLILLSVLMFPIMAKSQVKIKQTTGRDTLGEFAPEFARLNDDVLFGEVWSRNDLFSLRDRSIVTVVALMSQGLTDSSFKYHLESAKKNGVTKTEIAEILTHAAFYAGWPKAWAAFRMAKEVWMDTTDSTAATSLEAYAQTIIFPVGKTNDAYAKYFIGQSYVAPVVTDGVPVVNVTFEPGCRNNWHIHKATKGGGQTLVCVGGRGYYQEWGKEPIELRPGDSVYIPAGVKHWHGAAPDSWFSHLAIEIPGEKASNEWLGPVNDNEYSKLK
- a CDS encoding flavodoxin encodes the protein MKLLALIIMGLFTLGNSLSAQTAEGNKKILVAYFSCTGTTEKVAEAIANESGGKLYKITPAEAYTSADLDWQNKKSRSSVEMADEKSRPALGGEIIDLKDYDMVFLGYPIWWNLCPRPVNTFLEKYDFSGKTVIPFATSGGSSITNSVKQFKKLYPKTVWKDGKLLNGGAKQAGVWAKQVIE
- a CDS encoding DapH/DapD/GlmU-related protein encodes the protein MEEIRIDCLNQTEQELAAAKELRQDIFRLNHTMPDTDEYQDLLHKVFPHLGENCRVEIPFFGVRTANVKFGRNVIVMPGCLMMSAGGITIDDEVMIAANVQLISNNHDLEQRNVITCKPVHICRQVWIGAGATILPGVTIGENAVVGAGSVVTHDVEPNTIVAGNPAKLIRKI
- a CDS encoding DapH/DapD/GlmU-related protein, with product MNNIFERDLNGEMVSPNDQGYDELITDIFDTMKTATEMNTGYKTPAEVHEYMKRILGKPLDESTTVLPPFYVDYGKPVTIGKRCFIQQCCTFFGRGGVIIGDDVFIGPKCNLITINHDVNPDNRSATYGRPIVIEDKVWIGINSTILPGVKIGYGSIVGAQSVVTHDVPPMTIVAGNPARTIKKIEINHE
- a CDS encoding aldo/keto reductase gives rise to the protein MNNNKEISRRGFLKTAAALGAALTIQPAINKVQAANAVLGGTSASSTRNKDMQYRTLGTGSAAFEVSALGFGVMGMTYNRSQYPDKKTRQRVIAEAVDRGVTLFDTAIIYGPLNNEEFAGEVLAPYKNHVNVTTKFGHEVVNGKGTGRQDSRPETIRRYCEESLRRLRIDSIPMFYQHRFDRNTPIEEVAQCIGDLIKEGKVQRWGLCEVSPETIRNAHAVQPLTAIQSEYHLMHRLVEENGVLDVCRELGIGFVPYSPINRGFLGGCINEYTVFDPNNDNRQTLPRFQPEAMRANYRIVNVLQDFGRTRGMTSAQVALGWLLQKAPWIVPIPGTTKLSHLEENLRTLDFTLSESEWKELEQRVAAIPIVGDRYNAEQQKQVGL